In Thermofilum pendens Hrk 5, the sequence CGGTACTCTATAGCGTTCTGCCCTATCGGGCTGAACTTGTTCAGCACGCTGGGAGTCACGTACTCGTCGATCGGCTCGAGGAGGCCGGCCTCTGCAAACTTACCTATCCAGTCGTGAGCCCATATGAAGAGGTCTGGGCCCTGCCCAGCCGGGATGGCCGTTTTGAGGGAGGTCTCGAGGTCCGCTTTCTGCTCAAGCTTCACGGTGATCTCCGGGTGTTGAACGTGGAAGTCCGCGATGACGTCTTCGAGCGTCTTAACTTCCTCTGGACCCATGGCGTGCCAGATAACGATCGTTACGTTCCGTTTAGGAGCGGAGGGTTTCTGCGTTAGTAGCATGGCGGCTACTCCCAGTACAACGAGGACTAGAACAACTGCTGCTACTATTGTCAGGGTCTTCTTAGAGGCTTGTTTTTGTTGTTTTTCCGTCATCGAGTATTACTCCTGCAAATTCCTACATTTATACTTTTCGCAATAATTAAACATACCTTTTAAAGAAAAAACTTACCCGTTAGCAGTGACGGACACTCTTCCTATCCCGTCCGAGGGAGTAGTGTAAGCATGGTTGCTTCCAGGCTCCCAGACCCCGGTACCGCCTAGCGGAGCCTTCAAGAACTTGAACTCTATGTACGTATTCGCCGGGACACTGGCGACGACGAACCAGTTAGGCCACGCTGGGCAAAGCATGGGTCCCACAGCCCTCGTAGTTGCGGGGCTCCAGTTGCTTAGCTCTGGGACGCTACCGGTTAGCCACAGGAACTCTCCAGGCACTGTCTCCAGGGTTGTTCCCTTGGTGTTCTGCACCTCGAATATAACGGGGATTTGTCTACCCGAGAGGTACTGGAAAGCTATCCCGTTCGACGTCGCCCCGTCGGCTCTTTTAACAATCACCGTTACGTGGTTGTCGTTGAGAGGAGTTGTTACCCCTGAGGGAACTATGAACTCTATGCTTTTATCACTCCAGTACGTAACTGTAGCGCTCCACGTGCTCTGCCCGTTCGTTATCAGGACTTGTCCCGGCTGGCTACCGAACCCTTCCCCGCTGATCACGACTACGTTCCCAGCCCTGCCCATCGTCGGGTCTATGGCTCCTACCCATGGACCGCTCGGTACTGCTTTGTACTGCCACACGGAAACGGAGCCGGGGGGCAAGGTTACCGAGAACTTACCGCCTACGACTTTGATGCTTGTCCCGTTGATAAGCCCTCCTAGATAGTCGCTGTACACCCCGTCGGGGAGGGAAGTGTAAACATTGGAAACGGCAACCGGGGAGTTTAGGTTCCGGTTTATGGCTACGAGGACCACGTTTCCGAAGAACTTTCTCTCAAAGATGTACACGTCGCTACTCACGTACCGCGTGGTTACCAAGCCGTAGGCTAGAGCGGTATTAGCGCGCCTTAACTGTGCCAAGGCTTTTATCAACTTGAACGCCGTGGTCGTAGTGTCCCAGGATGTCATCATAGGCCTGTTGTAAGGATCTCCCCCAACCTGCCCGAACTCGTTCGTTGCGTCGTAGTGTAGGTACTGCTCGTCCCCGTAGTATATCACCGGGATGCCGGGGGCGGTCATCACGAATGCTAGCACCTGGTGGAACCTCGTGATACTCTTGCTCAGCGAGAGGAACCTCGGCACGTCGTGGCTGTCTATAAAGTTAACCAGCTTGTTTTGCCACATAAAGTTACTCGTATACTTCTTGACCGCGTTGTCCAAGTCGTACATGGTCTTTGTGTCGTAGGCGAATACGTCTACTAGGACCTGCTGAAGCGGTATGTTGATAACGCTGATCCCGCTGTCGTTCGCGAACTTAACCATGTCCCAGTACATCTCGTCGTTAAAGCTTTGGTACCACTCTCCGAACATGAAGACGTTTTTTATCGCGTACACGTAGTCGGCGTACGTCTTCAGCCAGCCCGGCTCCACGTGTTTAACGGCGTCCAGCCGTATCCCCCCGATACCGGCCTTCAGGTACAAAGCCGTAGATTCCTTGAGGTATCTATCCACCCAAGGGTTCAGCTGGTTAAAGTCAGCCAGGTTGAACAGGTTCTTGTACCTAACCTCCCACCTGTCGTTCCAGTTCGTAATCCCCCCATTGTGGTTGTATATATTCGAGAGACTACGAGTTATTGGGTCAACCGTAGCGTATTTTGCATCCGTTGGATAGTCGGTGACGAACGTACCGTTATCGTATAGTGCTCCGTATTCGCCGGCATCGCTTGGGTTGCTGTGGTTTACAACGAAATCGATAATTACCGTGATGTTGTACTTCCTGGCTTCCTGTATGAGTTTGTAGAAAGTGCTCCAGGAACCGAAGTGTTCCTCTATTACTTTAAAGTCCTTAGGCCAATAGCCGTGATACCCTGCCTGCAGGCCGCTACTAGTGTTTATAGCGACGTCTATATTGTCGAAGACAGGCGATATCCATATAGCGGTAACTCCGAGTTCATAGAGGTACGGTAGTTTCGCTATTATACCATCGATATCGCCGCCCCAGTACAGCCTCCAGTTAGTCTTGGTGGGGTCGTAGAGACCCGGGCTTTTCGCAGGGTTGTTGTTCGACGTGTTCCCGTCGTAGAACCTATCGATGACGATTTGGTAGATAACCCACGTCTGGGGATCCCCCGTCGGGTAGGAGGGGCTGGGTCCCGCTGTTGCTTGAGAGGTCCCAATCAGTACTCCTAGTAGGAGAAGTATTGCCAAAATTGCGGCGATTTTTCTGCTTCTCACGGATTTGCTTCGAAAGTTTTTATTTATAAATTTTTCTGATCTAATTTAAATTATTAACGTGCGGGTAATTAGGGCCTCAGGGCTTCTTTTATGCTTGGTGGTTCCCGGCTCAGCAGGTTCTTGCCTTTCAGGATCGTTTCCTCGTATGTAGGCTTCTCCGCCTTGTAGAAGATGCCAATCGGTATTCTTCCGCTGTCGTCTACCCCGTAGTTCCACTCCTCGGCTTTCCTCATTGCCGCCTCGTAGCTCGTGTAGTCGTGGCCGGCTTCCTGGAGGTCGTAGACCCTGGCGTTGTAGTACTTGTACGTATCGAAGAACGTCACGCAGGGTTGGAGCACGTCTATCACCGCGAAACCCCTGTGCATAATAGCCTGCTTTATGAGTCCCTTTAAGTGGTCCGGTCTCGCCGAGTAGCCCCTAGCGACGAAAGAGGCGCCGCTAGCCAGGAGGAGCTTCACGGGGTTTAAGGGGTCTTCGACAGAGCCTTTGGGCGTCGACCTACCCGGGAAGCCTTTAGGAGACGTAGGTGTGTACTGACCTGTCGTTAGCCCGTAGACTCTGTTGTCGTGTACTATCACCTTTATCCCGATGTTCCTTTTAGCGGCAAATACTAGGTGTTCTAGCCCCTCTCCGTAGGCGTCTCCGTCGCCTACAAAGACTACTACCTGGAGCCTTGGGTTCGCGATTTTTATCCCCGTTGCTACGGTTATCGCTCTCCCGTGTAGCGACCGGAAGGAGTTGAGGTTTATGTAGTCTACAATCTTGTCGTGGCAACCTATACCGGCTACCACGACTATGTCCTCTCTATTCACTACCCCTTCGTTTATCAGCTCGGCGAACGCAGTTTTAGCCGCCCTCTCTATCCCGAAGTTCCCGCAACCGGGGCACCAGGTGTTCTTGGCGTACGTTCCCAAGTCTTTCAGGCTTACGAGGAGTTTCACGCCGCACCACCCCTCAGTAGGCGCTCCTCCAGTTCCTCTACGGAGAAAGGCCTGCCGTTGTACTTCAGTATCCTGCCGTCAACCCTGAAGCCGTTGTAGCTGAGCCACGTAGCCAGCTGGCCCGTAGAGTTCACTTCGACGCTTACGATCCTCCTCCCGGGATCTATAAGTTTCTTCAGCTCCCAGGTCGGGAGAGGGTACAGGCAGAGTGGTTGCACGACGTAGAGGCCGAGCCTCTCAGCTACCTCGACTACTACACCCTTCGTGGAGCCCCAGGTGACCAGGACGGTCTCGCTTCCCTCGTTGCCGTAAGTCTTTACACAAGGCTTTTCCCTCAGCTCCGACTCGATGGCCTTCATTTTCCTAAGCCTTTTCTCGTGGCCCCTGGCCACGAGAACCGGGTCTTCCGTCGTTAAGCCGTACTCGTCGTGCTCGTAGCTGTTAGCCTTCACGATAGCCCCCGGTGTTCCGGGGAAGGCCAGCGGGGAGACTCCGTCCTCGGTGAAGAGGTACCTCTTGTACTCCCCCGTACCGTCCCAAAGCTTCTCCTGCTCCACCTTGACTGAACCCTCGTCTACGATAGCCGTGTACACGCTCTCGCTGAGGTGCTTGTCGCTCAGCACGATTACGGGGACCTGGAACTTCCAGGCTAGGTTCATCGCCTCTCCAGATAGCTGGAAGGCTTCGTCCGCGTCGCCTGGGGCTAGGACCACCCTTGGAAACTCCCCGTGCCCGGCGAAAATCGCGAAGAACAGGTCGCCTTGCTCCGTATACGTCGGGACTCCGGTCGCCGGACCGGGCCTCTGGGCTAGGAAGATCACTACGGGTATCTCCGCCTGGCCGGCGAGGCTTAAGTGTTCAACCATCAAGGCGAAGCCCCCGCCAGACGTGCCCACCGCTACTCTCGCACCCGCGTAGGCCGCCCCCTCGGCTATGCCTATAACGGCGATCTCATTCTCCGGGTGGATCACCACGATCCCGAACTTGTCCTCGTTCGCGGCGAGGTAGTGCAGGATACTGGAGGACGGCGTCATAGGATATGCTACGTAGAGCTTCATCCCGGCCTTAACCGCTCCGAGAGACAGCGCCTCGTTACCAGTTACAAGGTAGCCCGGCGGGCTTCCGAGAACATCCAACTTGAACATACCCGCGTACTTCCCGGTCGACGCGTAACCCTCCCTCGCCAGCTCCAAGTTTTCTTCAACGTTCCTGCTGATAGCCCTTCGGACAACGCTTTCAACGAGCGAGAACTCTACTCCCAGCATTGACGCCAAAGCCCCTACAGCGACGCTGTTCCTCATAATTAGCGGAAGCCCCCTTCTCTTCGCCATCTCCGCCATCGGTATCCCCAGGCCCTCCGCCTTGACGCTACCCGAGTCGAACACTACGAGGGAACGTTCACCCAGCCTCCAGCTGTGCTTCTCCACGCTCTCCTGGTTCAGCGCCACTAAGATTTCTACCCTGTCTCTGTGGGCCTGCACCTTCCTACGGGAAGCCCGCACAATCGCGAAGTTGTGACCTCCCCTTATCAGGGACTGGTAATCGTCGTAGACAAAGGTCCAGTAGCCCATCTTGTTGAAGAGATTCGCTATAATCACGCCCGTCTGCCTGATGCCGTCTCCAGCTTGCCCTCCAATAAGCACCGATAGCTCTTCAACCATCGAACAGAGTTTCCAGAGGAATCTAATAAACTTTCCTTTTTAATAAATTTTGGTGAAACTATTCCCCAAATCTCTTTGAATAAACGAGCCAAAAAAGGCTCTATGACAACGGCATAGAAAAGTTAATCTAGCCTTTTGGGCGCCAACTAACCGCCGGTGGAAACATGCAAGAGAAAAAGTACAAGAAGTACAGGTGCACCGTGTGCGGCTATGTGTACTCTCCGGAGCTAGGAGACCCCGATTCCAACATACCTCCAGGAACACCTTTCGAGGAACTCCCGGAGAACTGGGTTTGCCCGGTCTGCGGCGCAACAAAGGATTTATTCGAGCCTGTGGAGTAGCTGCCTCGACGTCTTAGCGGTCTCCGGCGACTACGCTGGAGAACGGTCCTAGAAGCTTTTCTTTGACGCTTCCCGAGCGGAAGAGCACGCTCTGCGCGGGCTCTTCGAGTACGGCTTCGCTTTCGGAGTAGTTTATGGCGACGAGGATGCTTTCGTCGCCGAGTCTCCTCCTGTACACGAGTAGCCCTCCCTCGAATCTCACCGGCTCGAATGCCCCTCTCTGTAGCGCCGCGCTCCTCCTCCTAAGCGACGCCAGCGCCCTCGTAGCCTCCAGTATCGCTTTGTCCCAGGTTGACTCGTCCCAGCGCATGGGGGCCCTGGAACGCTCCATGAACGGCGAGTCCGTGTTCTCCAGGCCTACCTCGTCGCCGTAGTATATGGAGGGGACCCCCTTGTACGTGAAGAGGAAGACCAGGGCGCAGAGGTACTTGTCCCTGTCGCCCACGAGGGATAGGAGCCTGTCCACGTCGTGGTTGTCGAGGAAGTTGTACATCGCGTACTCCCCGGGGCCGTAGTACACGCTTAGAAGCTCGAGCCTGTTGAGGAACTCCTCGGCGGTTATCTCCCGGTAGGCGAAGAACCTGAGAACCGCGTCGTAGAGCAGGTAGTTCATAGCGCCGTGGAACTTGTCGAAGAGCCATATGCGCGCGTCGTCCATGACCTCGCCGAAGAGGTAGACGTCCCCTGGGAGGGTCTCCCTGAACTCCCTCCAAAGCTCGGGGGGCACGCCGTGCGCCACGTCTAGCCTCCAGCCGTCTACCCCCCTGGAGACCCAGTACCTGCCGACGCCGGTTATGAAGCTCCTGACCTCCGGGTTGTCGTGGTTCAGGCGGGGCATCAGCCATACGTCGAAGAAGCTCTCGTACCTCCGCGGGTACTTCTTCAGCTCGTGCCGCGGCGCCCCGGACCTCAGGGCTTCGAGGAACTCCCGCGGGACGACGGGGAAGCCCAGCACCCTGTAGAAGCCCTTGTACCGCGACTCCTCCCCCTTCTCCACGAGGTCCTGGAAGTACGGGTGAAAGAAGCTCGTGTGGTGGAAGACTCCGTCCAGTACTACCCTCATCCCCCTCTTCTTCAGCTCCGCGAGGAGCCTCCCGAACGCCTCGTCCCCGCCGAGCCTGCCGGCTACGCGGTAGTAGTCCACGACGTCGTAGCCGTGGTAAGTCGTGGACTCGAAGATGGGGGTAAGGTACAGCGCGTTCGCCCCCAGCCCCGAGACGTGGTTTAGCCTTTCGGCTATCTCTTCGAGGCCTCCCTCCGCGAACCTGTCCGGCATAATCTGGTAGAACACGCTTCCGTACACCCACTCCGGCACCCGGATAAGGCTTTCCAGGGACTTGACGTCTACGGAGAACTCCCCGTAGCGGTGGAGCCTCCCTCCCCCGAGAACCTCAAAGTAGTAGGATACCTCCCCGCCCGCCTCGAGGCTCGCCTCGTAGTAGTCGAATACCTCGTCGCGGGCCTTCAGCCTCATCTCCAGCCTCCTGCCGTCGACAACCAAGAAAGCCTTCTGGAGGCTCCCCCTGAGCGCCCTGAGCCTAACGAAGAGCACGCCCCCGAAGGGGTAAACGTAGGTCAAGCTCGGGTAGTGGTACAATGCCTCCTCGCAGAAGCCGTTGCAGGACGCCGGGTCGAAGCCAAGGAGCTTAGCCACGCTAACCCTCTCCTCAAACTTGTAAGCCCTCCTCGAGTAGACGGTGGTCTCGGGGTTCTCCGGGTCGACCGCGCGCCTACCCCCCAGCGAGAAGAGGTAGTACCAGACCCCCTCGGGTAGCTCTACCTCGACGACCCACCTGTCGCCCGCGCCCCGCATCCTGAAGCTTCCCTCGTTAAACGCGTTGAAGTTGCCGAGCAGGTAGGCGTACTCCCCCTCCCTCGGGGCGCTGAACTCCGCCTTCACAACCCTGCCGAGGTAGACGTCGTCCCTGAAGCCTAGAACCCTGTACACGCCTGCCCACCGCGCAGAAGCATCCCCGATTGCTTATAAGAATGCCGTATTTCGGCGCGTTTATCCCCGGCGGCGTCGGGGCGCAGGCTCCTCACGGGTCAGCCGTCTCCTCCCTCCTCACCCCTCGGCCCCGCGGGGTCAAGCAATACACCGGGCGGGGCGCCTTAAGCTTTACGCGCTAGAACTCCTCGTAAACGTCGATAAACCTCTTGTACCACTCCTCGAACTCCCTGGGCGTAGCCACGTGTAGCTCTACAGGGTCCCTGAAGCCCAGCCTTTCGTATATCTTCGCCGCGACCTCGGCTCTGCTCAGCGCGTCGACAGCCTTCTCGGTTACCACGAGGACGTCTACGTCGCTGTCTACCCTGTAGTCACCCCTAGCCGCCGAGCCGAAGAGTATCACCCTGCAGTCCCTGTCCACCTCCTCGACGCAGATCCTCTTGATCAGCCTCGCGTAGTCCCTCGCGTGGGCGAGGATCTCCCTCCTCCTACTCCAGTTCTCAAAGAACTTTGAGAGCATCCAGGATCGTATACGCTATACGAGCCTTAATTACCTTTACCCCTTCACAACCCACGGCGCAGTCAGTAGAGTAGTGTAACTCTCCTAGCGAGGCGCTATCAAGCACCCCGCCGTTCTACGTCTGCGTACCGGGCCCTCCGATGCTCCCGTGAGCTAACCTTAAGAGCATGGAGCCCGGTATACAGTTGCCGGGTGATGAGCCTCGATTCCGGGGGCACGGCGGGTGCCCGGCCGCTGTCCCCGGCTGACGGGAGGCGCTACAGCTTCTCGAGCCTCTCGGCTACGTAGCCGTAGCACGGGGAGCCGGCGTGCGGTACGAGCTCGTCGCCCACGACGTGCACCACCCTGAAACCCCTGGCTACCAGCGCGTCCGCCACGAACTGCCTGTGGCAGTGCTCGGGCTTCCTCTCCCTGCACAGCAGGAGCGGCCTCAGCCCCCTCGACGCCATCTCCCCGATCCTCGAGAGGGCCGCCAGAGCCCCGGGGTCCGAGACCAGGTAGGCAACGTATACCCGGAAGGTCGGGGAGTCCGTGCACGGGGCCTCGCCGAGCTCTCCGCGCCGCCTAGCCATGCCTAGCGCTCCTAGCTCGCCCATCCACTCGTAGCCGACGCCTGCCTCCGCGAGCCACGCGGACAGCTTGTCGCCCGAGAAGAACTCCACCTTCGACCTAGGGTACCTCCTCACGTCCACCACGACCCTCACGCCCAGCGAGAAGACTTTCTCCGCGAAGCGCTCCGGGCTCAGCCCCCCGTAGCCCAGGGTGTAAACCTCGCCCACGCGCCACTCATCCCGGCGAAACGTATATGGCTTACTCCCGCCTTTCCCCTAGCGGCGATGAAGAGGGAAGTTTCAGCCGAGGCATGAGGCCTAGCCCCACCACTGAGCCGCGCAGCTTAGCGTGCCTAAAAGTTTTCACAGGAAATTAGGCAAGAAGTTTCAACGCCCGTCAGCCTTAATAGTGCGCCCCCATGGTATATTATGGGCGTGAGGTGTGGAGAGGTACGCGGACATAGTCCAGGAGTTGAAGCGGCTGCGGAGGTCGAGGAGGAGGATAAAGTTCATAGGGTACATCAGGAAGACAGGGAGAACTGCTAGCTACGTGAGGGTAGATGGGGATAAGGGTAAGGGTTAGGATAGTGGTGGGGGAGCGATCTCTCGAAACGTCTGCCCTGCTGAACTCGGGCTTCGAGAGCGATGAGCCCGACGTGTGCATACCCGTCGCCCTGGCGAGGAGGCTCGGTTTATGGCCGCCGCAGGAGGTGAGGGGCGAGGATGCCTTTACGGCGGGAGGCGAGGTGACGCTCTACGTTCTCAGCGCCCAGGCCCGCATCCAGCTACTGGCTGGCGGCGAGGTGAAGAGTGAGGCCGCGTGCGTGCTGGTAGTGAACCCTTACGTGGACGAGGTCTTGCTCAGCGACTACGTTATGGACGAGCTCGGCGTAGTAGCTTTGAGCTTCAGGAGGGGTCTCTGGAGGCACGCTAGCGATCCCCCCTCGACCGTCAGGGAGAGCGAGAAACCCGAGTACTGGTAGCCCCTCCGCGCGACGGTAAGGAAAACTAGATAAAATGGTTTCCTTCAACTGGTGTGATGTCCCAGCAGGTTTACGCCGTGGAGGCTGTCGACCTCTACAAGAGCTACGGGGATACCTGGGCTCTCAACGGGCTTACGATGAGGATTGGTCCGGGCGAGATCTACGGGCTCTTGGGGCCGAACGGGGCCGGGAAGACTACTACGCTGAAGATCCTGGCGGGGTTGCTTAAGCCGTCGAGGGGCTACGCCAGGATCTACGGCGTGGAGGTCTCCAGTAGGCGCGTCGAGGCGTTGAGGCTCGTCGGCTATGTGCCGGAGAACCCCGTCGTCTTCCAGAACTTGACTGTAGAGGAGTTCCTGAGGTTCGTCGCGGCGCTTAGGGGGCTTGACTGGCGCGAGGTTTCGGGCGACGCCGAGTACTACCTCGAGGTCTTCGGGCTTGCCGGTAGGAAGGACTCCTTCATGGGCGAGCTGTCTAGGGGGATGGTGCAGAAGGTCCTGGTCTCCGCGGCGTTCCTGGTTAGGCCGAAGGTCCTCCTGATGGACGAGCCGACGGCCGGGATGGACCCCGAGTCCCAGCACGTGTTCAAGGAGGAGGTTAGGAGGCTCTCGTCGAAGGGTGTGACGTCGCTGATCTCGAGCCACCAGCTCGACTCCGTGGAGAGGCTCTGCACCCGCGTGGGGATAATCTACAAGGGTAGGCTGATCGCGGAGGGAACCGTGGAGGAGCTCAAGAGCAGGGTCTCCGAGAAGCCCGGGAGCACGCTCGAGGAGGCCTTCCTGAAAATAGTGAAGTCGGGGGAGTCCGGGGGGTAGGCGTGGACCCCGCCAAGGCGCTCGCGCTCTTCAAGTACCTCGTGAAGAACGACGTGGTCAACCCGTTGCTTAAGCCTTTCCGCAGGAGGATGTGGGTTCTCAAGCTACTCTTAGCGGTGCTTATTGCCCTGCTGGTAGCACTGGTGCTCCTCCCCAAAGTCGGGGCCCCGCAGAAGACCGGCGAGACGTCAGGAGCTGGGCAGATACGCGGCTTCCTGCGCTCGCTGGGTCTCGACAAGGAAAAGCTGATAGACATTCTCAGCGCGCTCACGCTCCTGTACCCGCTCGCGAGCATAGCCTTCATGCGCCCGCTAGCTCCAGGGAGGCGGGACGCCGTGCTCATAGTCAGAGAGGCAGAGTACGAGCTCGTGCTCTCGCAGCCCGTAGGCATGGACACGTACATCGCTGGACACGCCCTCTTCGACGTAGCCGCGTCCGCCCTGCCGATAATCAGCCTCGCCGGCCTTATACCCCTCGCCCTCGACGTAAGCGGGGGCTCTGCGAAGGCTTTCCTTCTACCACTCTCGGCACTCCTTCAGGTGCTTTTCCTCTCGTACTTACGCTTATCAGTCGGAGTGTTGCGGAAAGCGCTCAGCTCCAAGGGCTGGACTCTCCCGGCTAGGAGTATAGCCGCGGCGTACGCCGTGGGAGGAGTCGCACACTCCCTGGTCGAGGGTCGCGTATCGCCGCTACTCTCGCTACCCCTTAGGCCCGTCTGGGAGTGCGTTATCTACCCGTTTACCCGCGCGGAGACTGTGGCGGACCTCCTGCTAGCCTTAGCGGAGACCGCGCTGGTAACGCTTCTCTTGTTCGCTGCCGCGGTACGGCTGAGCGTGTACGTATCCCCCGAGGACGTGCTACCGCTGGAATACTTGTTCAGGGAGGCCTCCTCGAGGAAAGGGATAGCGCGGGGGCCTAGCCTCGACTTCAGCTCCCCGGAGTCCGCGGTTAAGTCCTTCGTGCTCCGGAGGAGCTTGCTGAGCCCCGGACACCTCAAGGGCTTCTCGGTTCTCCTCGCCGCCTCGGTAGCCGTGGCGCTGGTAGCTGTGAGATTGCTGGGCCCGCTGAAGGGGGAGGCGCTAATGCTTGTACCCGTGTTTCTGGTCTATATGGCGATGATCCCGCTCTTTGGCTTTCTCTCCCAGAAGCTCGCGGAGGATGTCCAGGCGTACTGGGTCTACAGGGTGTACTCGGCGAGCATGGAGCACGTTGCAGGCGCCCTCCTGGTGAAGTACGCTGTCCACATGGCCGAGGGAGCCCTCGTAGTCTCGGCTGTCCACGCTGTTCTGGCGTGGAGCCCCTTGCCCCTCTTGCTACCCCTGGTGGCGGCGCCCGGCTTCGTTGTGACAGGATTTCTGTCGCTGGCGTCCACGCTTTACTTCGCCTCGAAGAGGAAGGTCGTGAGGTACTCGTACGGCGGTACCACGGTGCTGGAGGGCCTCGCCTCAGGCGCGGTGATGGTCATTACGATCGTATTCCTGATACTCCTCGAACTCGCCTTCTACCTCTTCACGTCGCTCAACGCCTGGAGCTGGGCTTCTGTCCTCTCGGCAGCCTCCGTCGCGACTTCGGCGCTTCTCTACGCCCTGCTCAAACGCGCGCTGTCCGAGATGGCGGAGGAGTACGACGTAGCAACCTAGCCTTCGCAGCGCGCTGCGCCGCCTTCAGAGACCCTCTCCAACCTGTCTGCGAGCGTCCTCAGGTACGCTATACCCTCTTTGAGTAGCCTCCGCCCCCGCTCGGTTATGCGGTAGTACTTCCTCCTGTCCCTGTAGTAGCCCTCTATGAAGCCCTCCGCTTCCAGCTTGCCCGTAACCACGTAGAACACGACCTTTCCGGCGTCGACCCCGAAGTCCTCCAGGACTGCCCTGCGCAACGCGTAGGGGTAGCAGTCCCCCTTGGCGAGCTCTGCGAGAACGTAGAGCCAGAGGTTCTCCACGCCCGTCTTCTCCCTCAGCCTCCTCATCGGCTTCGAGTCTACCTCCACGCCCGCGAGAACGCGCTAGGGTTTAAAAACCTTGAGAGCCTTTGTTTACCCATGCTCTACGGGGATTTGAGAAGAGAGGTTGCGGACGCCTTCAGGCGGCTCGAGGAGCTCGGGCTGAACTGGGGGTACAGCGGGAATATCAGCGTGCGCGCGGGGCAGGGCGTCTACGTCGTGTCGCCGAGCGGCGTCTTGAAGTCGAAGCTTAGGCCCGAGGACGTCCTCGTCGTCCGGGAGGACGGGTCGGTGGTCGACGGCAGGGGGAAGCCCTCCGTGGAGTTTAAGACCCACCTGGCGGTCTACAGGGCGAGGCGGGACGTGAACGCGGTTGTCCACGCGCACCCCGTCTACTCCGGCGTCCTGGCGGCGCTGAGGGTGGGGCTTAAGCCCGTGCTGGAAGAGCTCGTACTGTACCTCGGCGGGCCGATAGAGGTCGCGGAGTACGCCCCTCCCGGCACCGAGGAGCTCGCGAGGAACGTCGTTAAAGCTCTGGGCGACAGGTGCGCGGTCTTAATGGCTAACCACGGGGCGCTCGCCTGCGGCTCCACGCTCGAGGAGGCTATAGCAAACCTGGGGTACCTGGAGAGGGCGGCGAAGGTGGCCGTGTACTCCCGCATCCTCGGCACTCCGTTCGAGCTACCGGAGGAGACTGTGGAGCTGGAGAGGAGGCTCTACCTCGAGAGGAGGTTCGGGAAGGCCTAGGCTACTTCACGACGAGGACCGGTACCTTCGACTCGGAGACTATCTTGCTGGAAACGCTTCCGATGAAGATACGCTTCCAGAGGGACAGCCCCCTGGACCCCGTGACTATCAGGTCCGCCTTGACCTCCTCGGCGTACCTCAGGATCTCCGAGGCTGGGTCCCCTTCCAGCACGTCTCCCTCCGCGTCTACGCCCCTGCTCTGCGCAAGCCTTAAGCACTCCCTGACGTCTACGCTAGCCTTCGACTTTATCTCGGCTATAACCCTGCCGACGTCGAGGGAGGGAACCTCCCTTAGGCTCGACGTGAGGGACTTCGAGTCGACGACTTCGACTACGAACAGCTTGGCCCCGTACTTGGAGGCTAGGTCTACGGCTACTTCGAGCGCTTTCCTCGCGTGCTCCGACCCGTCGTAGGCGACGAGTATCCTCGCGAACATGCCTCCTTCGTTGCTAAACCAGCTTATACGCTTTCCGGGGATGAAGCCGTAAAAGTTGCAGTGAGGTAGCCGCGAAAGCCGAAACGTTTACGGTGGAGGCACAGGCTTTAGCCCGTGCGACTCCCACAGCTTCGAGTAGACTGCGTCCAGTCTTCGGAGCGCGTCGCCGTCGAGGAGTGGCGGCTTGTGCTCGGCGAGTATCCTCTCTACCTCTCTGTGCGCCAGCTCGGCTAGCGGCACTCCCGTCGAC encodes:
- a CDS encoding alpha-amylase family glycosyl hydrolase — encoded protein: MRSRKIAAILAILLLLGVLIGTSQATAGPSPSYPTGDPQTWVIYQIVIDRFYDGNTSNNNPAKSPGLYDPTKTNWRLYWGGDIDGIIAKLPYLYELGVTAIWISPVFDNIDVAINTSSGLQAGYHGYWPKDFKVIEEHFGSWSTFYKLIQEARKYNITVIIDFVVNHSNPSDAGEYGALYDNGTFVTDYPTDAKYATVDPITRSLSNIYNHNGGITNWNDRWEVRYKNLFNLADFNQLNPWVDRYLKESTALYLKAGIGGIRLDAVKHVEPGWLKTYADYVYAIKNVFMFGEWYQSFNDEMYWDMVKFANDSGISVINIPLQQVLVDVFAYDTKTMYDLDNAVKKYTSNFMWQNKLVNFIDSHDVPRFLSLSKSITRFHQVLAFVMTAPGIPVIYYGDEQYLHYDATNEFGQVGGDPYNRPMMTSWDTTTTAFKLIKALAQLRRANTALAYGLVTTRYVSSDVYIFERKFFGNVVLVAINRNLNSPVAVSNVYTSLPDGVYSDYLGGLINGTSIKVVGGKFSVTLPPGSVSVWQYKAVPSGPWVGAIDPTMGRAGNVVVISGEGFGSQPGQVLITNGQSTWSATVTYWSDKSIEFIVPSGVTTPLNDNHVTVIVKRADGATSNGIAFQYLSGRQIPVIFEVQNTKGTTLETVPGEFLWLTGSVPELSNWSPATTRAVGPMLCPAWPNWFVVASVPANTYIEFKFLKAPLGGTGVWEPGSNHAYTTPSDGIGRVSVTANG
- a CDS encoding thiamine pyrophosphate-dependent enzyme, yielding MKLLVSLKDLGTYAKNTWCPGCGNFGIERAAKTAFAELINEGVVNREDIVVVAGIGCHDKIVDYINLNSFRSLHGRAITVATGIKIANPRLQVVVFVGDGDAYGEGLEHLVFAAKRNIGIKVIVHDNRVYGLTTGQYTPTSPKGFPGRSTPKGSVEDPLNPVKLLLASGASFVARGYSARPDHLKGLIKQAIMHRGFAVIDVLQPCVTFFDTYKYYNARVYDLQEAGHDYTSYEAAMRKAEEWNYGVDDSGRIPIGIFYKAEKPTYEETILKGKNLLSREPPSIKEALRP
- the rd gene encoding rubredoxin translates to MQEKKYKKYRCTVCGYVYSPELGDPDSNIPPGTPFEELPENWVCPVCGATKDLFEPVE
- a CDS encoding 2-oxoacid:acceptor oxidoreductase subunit alpha, which produces MVEELSVLIGGQAGDGIRQTGVIIANLFNKMGYWTFVYDDYQSLIRGGHNFAIVRASRRKVQAHRDRVEILVALNQESVEKHSWRLGERSLVVFDSGSVKAEGLGIPMAEMAKRRGLPLIMRNSVAVGALASMLGVEFSLVESVVRRAISRNVEENLELAREGYASTGKYAGMFKLDVLGSPPGYLVTGNEALSLGAVKAGMKLYVAYPMTPSSSILHYLAANEDKFGIVVIHPENEIAVIGIAEGAAYAGARVAVGTSGGGFALMVEHLSLAGQAEIPVVIFLAQRPGPATGVPTYTEQGDLFFAIFAGHGEFPRVVLAPGDADEAFQLSGEAMNLAWKFQVPVIVLSDKHLSESVYTAIVDEGSVKVEQEKLWDGTGEYKRYLFTEDGVSPLAFPGTPGAIVKANSYEHDEYGLTTEDPVLVARGHEKRLRKMKAIESELREKPCVKTYGNEGSETVLVTWGSTKGVVVEVAERLGLYVVQPLCLYPLPTWELKKLIDPGRRIVSVEVNSTGQLATWLSYNGFRVDGRILKYNGRPFSVEELEERLLRGGAA